One window from the genome of Salvia miltiorrhiza cultivar Shanhuang (shh) chromosome 7, IMPLAD_Smil_shh, whole genome shotgun sequence encodes:
- the LOC130993290 gene encoding late embryogenesis abundant protein At5g17165-like has translation MAANLQGSRLASFGKRLVGGQIRSVIPSLSIRRSVHVSVYDKNPEEHIRATLVPDDVIPPQPEHYWSPHPQTGVFGPAKDHRAERGLHVRAAADSVLEQKAFFRPLEDLDKPIHH, from the exons ATGGCAGCTAATTTGCAGGGTTCCAGACTGGCGAGCTTCGGAAAGCGATTGGTTGGCGGCCAGATCCGTTCTGTCATTCCTTCACTCTCCATCAG GAGGAGTGTCCACGTGTCGGTGTACGACAAGAACCCCGAGGAGCACATCCGGGCGACTTTGGTCCCGGATGATGTGATACCACCCCAGCCTGAGCATTACTGGTCTCCTCACCCTCAGACCGGAGTGTTCGGCCCTGCCAAGGATCACAGGGCGGAACGTGGGTTGCATGTGAGAGCGGCTGCAGACTCGGTGCTGGAGCAGAAAGCCTTCTTCCGCCCTCTAGAGGACCTTGACAAGCCAATCCACCATTGA